The Melitaea cinxia chromosome 8, ilMelCinx1.1, whole genome shotgun sequence genomic interval TTTGAGGTTCCCGGATTTCCGGGCAACCTCTAGTATTACGGCGAGTCCTTCGCCCGCGCGCGCCCTGAGTTCCTGCGCGTTGAGCGCAACGACGTCGTCTACGATCAACGAGCCGACGTCGGACTCGTTGTCGGTGAATAGGTTGGTCGATTCCGGCCGGACAGGTGCTGGCTTGAGGAACTTCTCGCGGGAAGGACCCGCCGTGGTTCCTCTCGCCTTTCCCCTTCTCGCCGTGTTTATTTTAGCGAGGCCCGCGCCCTCGGCCTCCGTGTCCGAACCGTCACGCCCAGACGCGAAGGTCGAGGATGAGGGCCGCTTCCGCCGTCCCTTTGGCAGAGATTCCCGGTCCGAGGACCCCATAGCCGTCTCCATATCAGTTCCGCTTTCGTCTGCGCCCAGAGCCGCAAAGCGGTTTCCTGTTTTCCCTTTCGCGAGGAATCTCCCCTTGCGATCTCGCGAGGGGAGACCAGCCTTCGGGCGCGAGGGCTCGTTAGAGCCGCCGCTCCGAAGACTGTTATCGGAGTCCGTGTTCTTAGCAATAGTCGTGTCACCGCCCTTCCCGGGCACAACGTCAACGCCCATATGGGGCGAATCACAGTAACAAAGGGTGCCCTCCCCAGAATCGAACGGGCAGCGTGCATCCGAAGATGCACGGAGGGATTCTCCTTTGCCGGAGGCGCAGGTACCCTCCTGGGGTAGTTTCGTTTTAGTCTTTGTTTCCATGATTAATAGGGCTATTTCACAGCTTAGATTTTTAATCGGGGTTTACTCCCCTAGGCCGCGCGGCTGACAAGCCGCTAAAGGTGCGCCCACACCtactggttttggtccgcgggggtccgaaaaccCCTACCACCCGCTCAGTGCGAGTGgcgttcccctatccgccaccgtggggacgcgcccagtagaagtccagcaactcctccccttggagcctaggtcccagacctaagtccgAGACCCAGGccccaaaggcctgggaacctaacctaacctaacctaacctaacctaacctaacctaacctaacctaacctaacctaacctaacctaacctaacctaacctaacctaacctaacctaacctaacctaacctaacctaacctaacctaacctaacctaacctaacctaacctaacctaacctaacctaacctaacctaacctaacctaacctaacctaacctaacctaacctaacctaacctaacctaacctaacctaacctaacctaacctaacctaacctaacctaacctaacctaacctaacctaacctaacctaacctaacctaacctaacctaacctaacctaacctaacctaatctaacctaacctaacctaacctaacctaacctaacctaacctaacctaacctaacctaacctaacctaacctaacctaacctaacctaacctaacctaacctaacctaacctaacctaacctaacctaacctaacctaacctaacctaacctaacctaacctaacctaacctaacctaacctaacctaacctaacctaacctaacctaacctaacctaacctaacctaacctaacctaacctaacctaacctaacctaacctaacctaacctaacctaacctaacctaacctaacctaacctaacctaacctaacctaacctaacctaacctaacctaacctaacctaacctaacctaacctaacctaacctaacctaacctaacctaacctaacctaacctaacctaacctaacctaacctaacctaacctaacctaacctaacctaacctaacctaacctaacctaacctaacctaacctaacctaacctaacctaacctaacctaacctaacctaacctatcctaacctaacctaacctaacctaacctaacctaacctaacctaacctaacctaacctaacctaacctaacctaacctaacctaacctaacctaacctaacctaacctaacctaacctaacctaacctaacctaacctaacctaacctaacctaacctaacctaacctaacctaacctaacctaacctaacctaacctaacctaacctaacctaacctaacctaacctaacctaacctaacctaacctaacctaacctaacctaacctaacctaacctaacctaacctaacctaacctaacctaacctaacctaacctaacctaacctaacctaacctaacctaacctaacctaacctaacctaacctaacctaacctaacctaacctaacctaacctaacctaacctaacctaacctaacctaacctaacctaacctaacctaacctaacctaacctaacctaacctaacctaacctaacctaacctaacctaacctaacctaacctaacctaacctaacctaacctaacctaacctaacctaacctaacctaacctaacctaacctaacctaacctaacctaacctaacctaacctaacctaacctaacctaacctaacctaacctaacctaacctaacctaacctaacctaacctaacctaacctaacctaacctaacctaacctaacctaacctaacctaacctaacctaacctaacctaacctaacctaacctaacctaacctaacctaacctaacctaacctaacctaacctaacctaacctaacctaacctaacctaacctaacctaacctaacctaacctaacctaacctaacctaacctaacctaacctaacctaacctaacctaacctaacctaacctaacctaacctaacctaacctaacctaacctaacctaacctaacctaacctaacctaacctaacctaacctaacctaacctaacctaacctaacctaacctaacctaacctaacctaacctaacctaacctaacctaacctaacctaacctaacctaacctaacctaacctaacctaacctaacctaacctaacctaacctaacctaacctaacctaacctaacctaacctaacctaacctaacctaacctaacctaacctaacctaacctaacctaacctaacctaacctaacctaacctaacctaacctaacctaacctaacctaacctaacctaacctaacctaacctaacctaacctaacctaacctaacctaacctaacctaacctaacctaacctaacctaacctaacctaacctaacctaacctaacctaacctaacctaacctaacctaacctaacctaacctaacctaacctaacctaacctaacctaacctaacctaacctaacctaacctaacctaacctaacctaacctaacctaacctaacctaacctaacctaacctaacctaacctaacctaacctaacctaacctaacctaacctaacctaacctaacctaacctaacctaacctaacctaacctaacctaacctaacctaacctaacctaacctaacctaacctaacctaacctaacctaacctaacctaacctaacctaacctaacctaacctaacctaacctaacctaacctaacctaacctaacctaacctaacctaacctttttttttttttttttttttttttttttttttacgttggaaaatgcatttacgcactgaccccgccacCGAAAGCTCGGcagcgggagtgtggggctcccggcggtaggtgcaatgccagactacccactaaaaaccaacGGTGTCCACCTTCGTCGCCCGTGCCGGGGTCGCAGGAATCCGAATTCTTCTGCAAACCCCGGCGGCGTGCCTCGTCAGGCCCTTTCCTGTCCTCGTGGAGGAGGTGGCGCGCGGGGGACACCGCGCGCGCCTACCCGGCAGATTTTGGTCTGCCTAGCGTCTAGGGAGGGAGGCGATTATCGTGCGCCAGCCTCCGACGCCCGGTCCTTTTGCGGCGGAGGGGGAGGTCGGTGGTGTCCTCCCtcacccgctccgccgcctccttctgcGCCATCACCCGCTCACAGTACGCGAGGACGGCGTCCCAGCACCTCTCGCTGCCGGTCATGGCAGAaatcacggccggcagcgaaagGTCCGGCCCAACTACGCTTCGGAGCTCTTCCCGCTCCTCCGCCCACGCCGGACACTCCTCCAACACGTGTTGCGCCGACTCGTCGTCACAATCCTGGCAGTGGTGGCAGCGAGGAGAGGGCTCCCTCCCGGCGACCCGACACAGGTACCCCCCGAAGCAACCGTGCCCCGAGAGGACCTGCGTGGCGCGGAAGGTTAGGACGCCATGTCGTCTGTCAAACCACTGCCGAAGAACCGGCCGAACCGCATCGATCGTCCGGTGCCCCGCACTCGGACGCTCGAGCCTCACAACCCACTCCGCGATCGCGGCATCCCGCTCTCGCCTCAGGTGTTCTGCCAGCCGTGGTGCCGAACTGAGGGTCCCGGACGCCAGACTCCGACGCCGCCGGTATGACGACGCCAGAGAGACCGCGTCCAGGTCCCAGGGCAGGACTCCAGCCAGCACGCACGCTGCCTCGCCCGAGATCGTACGGTACCCGCGTACGACCCTGATCGCCATCACCCTCTGCGCGCGCCGCAGCAGGGCGATGTTCTCGCGGTCCAGGGCGTCGGACCAGACGGGGGCACCGTACATCGCCATCGCTCTCACGACGCCGGTGTAGAGCCGGCGGCAGCTCACACCGGGACCGCCGATGTTCGGCAAAAGCCACGAGAGCGAGGCTCCCACCTTCAGCAAGCGCGGGACGAGCCGCGCGAAGTGCGCCCGGAACTTCCACCGGCCGTCGAGCACGAGACCCAGGTACGTCATCGTGCCCGACAGGCCGATGCGAGTGCCTCCCACGATAAGATGGGCGTCGTGGGGAGGCGCCCTCCTCGGGCCGTGGAAGACTATTCCTTGCGCCTTGTCCAGCGCGACGACGAGGCCGAGACGCCGGATTCGCGCCACGACCTGCGCGACGCCAACGGTCGCCAGCACTGCCGCCTCCCGATACGTCGGTCGGCGGGCCAGCACCAGCGTGTCGTCGGCGTAGCAGACGACGCTGACGCCGCGCAGCAGCGAGCCACGCAACACCCAGTCGTatccgatgttccacaggagtggGCCGAGCACCGACCCCTGCGGAACACCGCACACGACTTCCTTTCTCACAAGCCGACCATCCCTTCCGGGGAAGACCACCCACCTGTCGGAGAGGTAGGCACCGACCACGCGACGCAAGTAGGTCGGCACCCCGTGATAGCGAAGCGCCTCCCTGATGCAACCCCAGGGCAACGTGTTAAAGGCGTTGGCGATGTCGATAGACACCGCCACGACGACGTCGCCCTGGGCCACCGCTTCCTGCACCTGGGCACGGACGCACAGCACGGCATCCACGGTAGAACGGCCACTGCGGAAGCCGAACTGCACGTCCGAGAGGTCGGGTCCTCGACGCCCGAGGTGCGCCACCAGACGCGCAGCCACGACGCGCTCGAACAGCTTAGCGAGCTCGTCGAGGAGGACGATGGGGCGGTACGCCGACGGTGACTCCGCCGGCCGGCCTTCCTTCCTGAGGAGGACTAACCTGCCTGTCTTCCACCGCTGTGGAATTAAGGCTTGAGCCAGACAGGCAGAGAATAGCCCTCGAACTTGCGGCGCCAGGTGGTTCAGCGCCACCGCCCACGCCCTCCCCGGAATCCCATCCGGGCCTGGAGCGACGTTCTTCCGTCGCAGCCGCGCGACTGCTTCCTCGAATTCGGACTCGCCGACCTCCGGTGCCTCCTCTCCGACGTCTGGATCCTCTCCTCGCGGTGCCATCGACGGCGGCTCGTGCTCGGCCGGCGCCGTCGGGAACAGGGCCGCGACCACCTCACGGACCACTTCGGCGTCCAGGGTCTCCGTGAGTGGAGGAGCCCAGGGACGGACCTTGTTGCGTACCCGCTTGTAGGGCATCCCCCACGGGTCGCTGTTCAGTCCGTCCAGCATTTCCTCCCTGGCCGCGGCCTGCGACTCGCCGATGGCACGACGGAGGCTGGCCTTGGCTGCCGTGTAAAGGGCGTACAGCCGCTCGCCCTCCTCCTCGTGCCGTGTCCTGTCCTGCGAAGCGGGGGGCGTCCTAAAGATGCGCCTCCTGCAGCGCGTGTACTGGCGTCGGACGGCCACGCACTCCCTGCGCAGCTGCGCTATCGCCTCCGACCACCAGTACACCTGAGCCCGCCCGGGGCGACCCCTCGACCGCGGCATGGCCGCGTCGCACGCGTCGGTCATTCTGGCCACCAGCCAGTCTGCCACCCTGTCCGGTGGACCGTCGACGCGCGGCTGACACGACGCCACTATCGCCGCTTCGTCGAGTCGCTCCCGGTCGAGACGCTTCAGCTGCCACCGAGGACCCTCCTCCGCCGAGGTGCGGCTGGAGCTTGGCGGCACCGCCGGACGAGCGGAGATCTCGAAGCGGATGTAACGAtgatccgagagagtctccacgtCGTCCAGCACTCGCCAGTCCCGAACGCGGCGCGCGAGGCCGGGGCTCGCAAACGACACGTCCACGATCGAGCCGCCCGACCTGCGCACGCACGTGTTGGCCGTCCCGCGATTGAGGACGGTCAGGCCGGTGGCAACGAGCCACTCCTCCAGAATCGCCCCCCGCGCATCTGTGGCAGGACACCCCCACAGACGTGACTTTGCGTTGAAGTCACCGAGCACAAGCACCTCCGCCGGATAAAACCTACGCAGAATCGACTCGGTCCCGTCGAGAAACGCCTCGAACTCGGCGACCGACTTGTTTGGGGAAAAATACGCCCCGACTATGGCCACCTCCCCCAGCAGTGCCGCGACGCAACCCGAGCCCCTCACAATGTTCGTAAGGGGCGGGGCGCCCGCGGCGACCTGGGTCACGATGGCCACCACGCCGTCGCGATCGCCGATCCAACTATCCCTCGGCGGGACCGAGTACGGCTCGGCCACCACCGCCGCCCGCACGGACCACTGTACCAGGCTCTGGACGAGGAGGTCCTGGgccctggcacagtggttcaggtTGGCTTGGAGGACCTTAAGTGCCATGTTGCACTCAGGTCTCCATAGTCACCTTCCCGGCTCGGTTGGCGGGCGGTGCGCGGGTTTTATCCCTGGGCGCCGCCTTTTTCCTCCTATGACTTGCTTTATTGCGAGGGCACGCAACTAGGCTGTGCCCAGCCGGTTTTTTCTCCGCCTGGCATATGGGACAGCAAGCTTCGGCAGTACACTGCCGGCGGGTGTGCCCCTCCTTGCCGCAGCGGTAGCActggccgctgcggtccactccCTTGTCGCACTTCGCTGCCACGTGCCCAACCTCGTGGCAGCGATAACATTGCTGAGGTCTCGCCTTCAGCAGGGACACACTCGCCGACACGAATCCGACGAGTAGGCGGCGCCCGTCGACCACTTTCTTCGCCGCCTCTACCGGCAGGCGAACCCAGGCCGTCCCAACGCCAGCGAAGTTTTGCCGCACTTCGCCCACTTTTATGGATTCCTCGGCGCATCCTCCCGCCTTGGCGATCACGCCGGCCAACTCCTGGGGAGTGACCGAGTCGTCTAACCCGGCCACCCGCAGGTCGGCGCACTTCTCCGGCCGGGTGACCGCCACGTCCTCGCCGACGACCGCCTTGATGCGCCGGGCAAGCTCCTCGGCCTTCTCCTTGTTGCCGGTGCCGGGCAGCTCGAACCTGCGCGCGCCGGTCTGAGAGACCCTATAGCGAGTCTCGACGCCCATGCTCGCTATAAGGCCGTCAGCCTTTATGGCACCGAGGACCTCCGCATAGGTTCTCGTGCTGCCCGGCAGCAGAGTCAGCTGCACCGCCGCCGATCGCGGCAGTCGCAGCTTCGGCGTCTTAGGCTTTTTAGCCGGCGCACCTTTGTTCTGGGGCTGGGGCTGGTTTTTGGGCGGCCCCACCTTCCTTCCTTTCCTCGCCACCACATTCCACCCCTCCGTCAGAGCGGCCGGAGCAGGTGGTAGGGGGCGAGGCTCGTTGGACGCGGCGACTTGGGTAGCCGCACccgccttcttcttcttttcCTTCTTCTTGGCAGACTGACTTGCAGACTTTGGGGCCGGGTTCGCTGGCGGAGTCAGCGTTGTGACCCCTGTCTGCGGCGGCGACGTTGCGATCTTCTTCGAAGCCGCCGGTGGTCCTTTTCGCACTTCAGGCGCTTCAGGTAGGAGTCTGCCAGACTCCTCCAGCTTCGCCAGGCGGGAGTCGAGCATGGCGCCCACCCCTGCCATTATGCGGTCGATCAGTCCGTTTTCATTCGCGGGAGGGGCTGGAGTGGACGTGGAGCCCAGCTCACGCCTGATGTCGGCTACACTCTGTCGCAGCTCGGAGATCTCCGAGCGGAGCTGTCCGTTCTCCGCTTCTAGGCGCTCGTTGGCCTCCCGCAGCTGCCTGACCTCGTCATTCGTCGTTCGGTGGTATAGGGCGCCGAGTACTTCGCCTATACCCTCGGCGGACTCATTCAGAGCTTTCTTGCTCGTCCCTTTGAGGTTCTTTGATATCTTAGTGACGGTAAGAATGGCCTCGACGTATTCTTGGGCCTTCCTGTGTAGATCAATGATCGAGCATTCCCCCGACACCGTCCCACCTTCCGAAATTATGTTGGATCGCGAAGCTCTCACTCTTTTCGAGATCTCAATGGCCTCGCTTTCGGCCTGAAGCTCGAGCTCCCTCTCGCACTGCTTGAGGTAGTCGGCCTTGGCCTTGGCGAGGCCAACATATTGCCCTGTCGTGGGCGGTCGACCACGACCCCTGCGCGCCGTATGACACTTTCCTGCCGTGGACTTATCATCAGTGTCATCTGACGTGTCTTCTTCCCTATCGCGCTTCCGCTTCCAGAGCCGAGCGCGAGACGAGTCAGAGTCGCAAGGCGACCGCGACCTCATGCCGACGTCAGACAACTCTCCGTCCGAGACAACTgcacccttctcgggcctctcctctactccgcccttctcgggcctctcgtcaaTCTCCACACCATCatcgtttaaaagttttttgttttcaagTTCCATAACTGTTCCCACGAGTAAGGGGGAAAAGGTGGTCAGCCCGAGGTAACACCCCCTGTACCTGGGCAAGCCTCGCGTAACCCCACTCTGGCCTCGGCGGGGCTGCAGAGCAGGGGAACGCAGTAGAGACTGAACTACCCATCAGCCATGCATCCCCTCGCGCTGCGTCGCCGCttgggattcggggtaattttttatagaggttttcttcctcgcggtccggccggttaaggcaagaccctcggtcccgttcgtggccgcgagacatgaccacgacaccacaAACGGGATTACGATAATAGGACGGTGAGCGAACAGGACTCCTGCCCACTCTGTCCGACGGCGGGGTAAGCGCACGCCGAACCCATCCACCCCCCCGTGGTGACACAGTGCGCGAGCGCTGTGCCACCTGATGCGCTCACGGGACAACTCTAATGTAGAGCGCCGGAATGCATCCCCACACGCGTCGGTCGTCAGCCGCGACGGGCAGCAGTGCCGCGATTGTGATACTGCTGCCCGCCCCGTTGCCCAGGGTACACCACGAGGAGGTCACCGACAAGCaccccaacctaacctaacctaacctaacctaacctaacctaacctaacctaacctaacctaacctaacctaacctaacctaacctaacctaacctaacctaaccttttttttttttttttttttttttacgttggaaaatgcatttacgcactgaccccgccacCGAAAGCTCGGcagcgggagtgtggggctcccggcggtaggtgcaatgccagactacccactaaaaaccaacGGTGTCCACCTTCGTCGCCCGTGCCGGGGTCGCAGGAGTCCGAATTCTTCTGCAAACCCCGGCGGCGTGCCTCGTCAGGCCCTTTCCTGTCCTCGTGGAGGAGGTGGCGCGCGGGGACACCGCGCGCGCCTACCCGGCAGATTTTGGTCTGCCTAGCGTCTAGGGAGGGAGGCGGTTATCGTGCGCCAGCCTCCGACGCCCGGTCCTTTTGCGGCGGAGGGGGAGGTCGGTGGTGTCCTCCCtcacccgctccgccgcctccttctgcGCCATCACCCGCTCACAGTACGCGAGGACGGCGTCCCAGCACCTCTCGCTGCCGGTCATGGCAGAaatcacggccggcagcgaaagGTCCGGCCCAACTACGCTTCGGAGCTCTTCACGCTCCTCCGTCCACGCCGAACACTCTTCCAAGACGTGTTGCGCCGACTCGTCGTCACAATCCTGGCAGTGGTGGCAACGAGGAGAGGGCTCCCTCCCGGCGACCCGACACAGGTACCCCCCGAAGCAACCGTGCCCCGAGAGGACCTGCGTGGCGCGGAAGGTTAGGACGCCATGCCGTCTGTCCAACCACTGCCGAAGAACCGGCCGAACCGCATCGATCGTCCGGTGCCCCGCACTCGGACGCTCGAGCCTCACAACCCACTCCGCGATCGCGGCATCCCGCTCTCGCCTCAGGTGTTCTGCAAGCCGTGGTGCCGGACTGAGGGTCCCGGACGCCAGACTCCGACGCCGCCGGTATGACGACGCCAGAGAGACCGCGTCCAGGTCCCAGGGCAGGACTCCAGCCAGCACGCACGCTGCCTCGCCCGAGATCGTACGGTACCCGCGTACGACCCTGATCGCCATCACCCTCTGCGCGCGCCGCAGCAGGGCGATGTTCTCGCGGTCCAGGGCGTCGGACCAGACGGGGGCACCGTACATCGCCATCGCTCTCACGACGCCGGTGTAGAGCCGGCGGCAGCTCACACCGGGACCGCCGATGTTCGGCAAAAGCCACGAGAGCGAGGCTCCCACCTTCAGCAAGCGCGGGACGAGCCGCGCGAAGTGCGCCCGGAACTTCCACCGGCCGTCGAGCACGAGACCCAGGTACGTCATCGTGCCCGACAGGCCGATGCGAGTGCCTCCCACGATAAGATGGGCGTCGTGGGGAGGCGCCCTCCTCGGGCCGTGGAAGACTATTCCTTGTGCCTTGTCCAGCGCGACGACGAGGCCGAGGCGCCGGATTCGCGCCACGACCTGCGCGACGCCAGCGGTCGCCAGCACTGCCGCCTCCCGATACGTCGGTCGGCGGGCCAGCACCAGCGTGTCGTCGGCGTAGCAGACGACGCTGACGCCGCGCAGCAGCGAGCCACGCAACACCCAGTCGTatccgatgttccacaggagtggCCCAAGCACCGACCCCTGCGGGACACCGCACACGACTTCCTTTCTCACAAGCCGACCATCCCTTCCGGGGAAGACCACCCACCTGTCGGAGAGGTAGGCACCGACCACGCGACGCAAGTAGGTCGGCACACC includes:
- the LOC123655747 gene encoding uncharacterized protein LOC123655747, producing the protein MRSRSPCDSDSSRARLWKRKRDREEDTSDDTDDKSTAGKCHTARRGRGRPPTTGQYVGLAKAKADYLKQCERELELQAESEAIEISKRVRASRSNIISEGGTVSGECSIIDLHRKAQEYVEAILTVTKISKNLKGTSKKALNESAEGIGEVLGALYHRTTNDEVRQLREANERLEAENGQLRSEISELRQSVADIRRELGSTSTPAPPANENGLIDRIMAGVGAMLDSRLAKLEESGRLLPEAPEVRKGPPAASKKIATSPPQTGVTTLTPPANPAPKSASQSAKKKEKKKKAGAATQVAASNEPRPLPPAPAALTEGWNVVARKGRKVGPPKNQPQPQNKGAPAKKPKTPKLRLPRSAAVQLTLLPGSTRTYAEVLGAIKADGLIASMGVETRYRVSQTGARRFELPGTGNKEKAEELARRIKAVVGEDVAVTRPEKCADLRVAGLDDSVTPQELAGVIAKAGGCAEESIKVGEVRQNFAGVGTAWVRLPVEAAKKVVDGRRLLVGFVSASVSLLKARPQQCYRCHEVGHVAAKCDKGVDRSGQCYRCGKEGHTRRQCTAEACCPICQAEKKPAGHSLVACPRNKASHRRKKAAPRDKTRAPPANRAGKVTMET